The following proteins are co-located in the Neisseria sp. Marseille-Q6792 genome:
- the aspA gene encoding aspartate ammonia-lyase — protein MTVRTEHDLLGDREIPAEVYWGIHTLRAIENFKISTQKISDVPQFVRSMVMVKKATAQANGELGAVNPEIAAAIEKACDEVLLKGRCLDQFPSDVYQGGAGTSVNMNTNEVIANLALEVLGYEKGRYDIVNPMDHVNASQSTNDAYPTGFRLAVYYSIGELLDKLAVLKNAFATKAEEFKDVLKMGRTQLQDAVPMTAGQEFQSFQVLLEEEILNLDRTRQLLLEVNLGATAIGTGVNTPKGYAALVVEKLSEVSGLPCKLTENLIEATSDCGAYVMVHGALKRTAVKLSKICNDLRLLSSGPRAGLKEINLPELQAGSSIMPAKVNPVIPEVVNQVCFKVIGNDTTITFAAEAGQLQLNVMEPVIAQCMFETISLLGNAAVNLSDKCVKGITVNREICERYVFNSIGLVTYLNPYIGHHNGDLVGKICAQTGKGVREVVLERGLLSEEEINRILSPENLMNPHL, from the coding sequence ATGACTGTCCGTACCGAACACGATTTATTGGGCGATCGTGAGATTCCCGCCGAAGTATATTGGGGCATCCATACCCTGCGCGCCATTGAAAACTTTAAAATTTCCACACAAAAAATTTCCGACGTACCGCAATTTGTCCGCAGCATGGTGATGGTGAAAAAAGCGACCGCACAGGCAAACGGCGAATTGGGTGCAGTAAATCCCGAAATCGCCGCCGCCATTGAAAAGGCTTGCGACGAAGTGTTGCTCAAAGGCCGCTGTCTCGACCAATTCCCGTCCGACGTTTATCAGGGCGGTGCCGGCACTTCGGTCAACATGAATACCAACGAAGTCATTGCCAACCTCGCATTGGAAGTCTTGGGATACGAAAAAGGCCGCTACGACATCGTCAATCCGATGGACCATGTCAACGCCAGCCAATCCACCAACGACGCCTACCCTACCGGTTTCCGCCTTGCCGTGTATTACAGCATCGGCGAATTGCTCGACAAACTGGCCGTCCTGAAAAACGCCTTTGCCACCAAAGCCGAAGAGTTTAAAGACGTTTTAAAAATGGGGCGCACCCAGCTTCAAGATGCCGTGCCAATGACTGCAGGACAAGAATTCCAATCTTTCCAAGTGTTATTGGAAGAAGAAATCCTCAACCTCGACCGCACCCGCCAACTGCTTTTGGAAGTCAATTTGGGCGCAACCGCCATCGGTACAGGTGTGAATACGCCTAAAGGCTATGCGGCTTTGGTCGTTGAGAAACTCTCCGAAGTCAGCGGCCTGCCTTGCAAACTGACTGAAAACCTGATCGAGGCGACCTCCGACTGCGGCGCATATGTGATGGTACACGGCGCATTGAAACGCACAGCCGTCAAACTCTCCAAAATCTGCAACGACTTGCGCCTGCTCTCTTCTGGCCCACGCGCCGGTTTGAAAGAAATCAACCTGCCCGAATTGCAGGCCGGTTCTTCCATCATGCCCGCCAAAGTCAATCCCGTGATTCCCGAAGTCGTCAACCAAGTCTGCTTCAAAGTCATCGGCAACGACACCACCATCACTTTTGCAGCCGAAGCAGGTCAGTTGCAGCTGAACGTTATGGAGCCGGTCATCGCCCAATGTATGTTTGAAACCATTTCCCTCTTGGGCAATGCCGCAGTCAACCTGTCCGACAAATGCGTCAAAGGCATTACGGTCAACCGCGAAATCTGCGAACGTTACGTTTTCAACTCCATCGGTTTGGTGACTTATCTGAATCCGTACATCGGCCACCACAACGGCGACTTGGTCGGCAAAATCTGCGCCCAGACCGGCAAAGGCGTGCGCGAAGTCGTACTGGAGCGCGGCCTGTTAAGCGAAGAAGAAATCAACCGCATCCTCTCCCCCGAGAACCTGATGAATCCTCATCTGTAA